One window from the genome of Cumulibacter soli encodes:
- a CDS encoding TetR/AcrR family transcriptional regulator, which produces MTGVREQHRAETTANILAAAREQVAAHGAALSMRAVARDVGIVSSAIHRYFPTKETLITAMIIESYGRLAKELATAPEDWAALSHALRAWALRSPNEFQLIYGTPLPGYVAPPETVPAAADVARHFLAAGARARVAGFDASELTAQTATLVDQGFAHDPSGAAAVLAELAALTGLISLELGGHLVGTADPADALYAALIARQCGTLGLT; this is translated from the coding sequence ATGACCGGAGTACGAGAACAGCACCGCGCGGAAACAACCGCGAATATCCTTGCCGCCGCGCGCGAACAGGTCGCCGCTCACGGGGCCGCGCTCTCCATGCGAGCTGTGGCGCGTGACGTCGGCATCGTGTCCTCGGCGATCCACCGCTACTTCCCGACCAAAGAAACACTGATCACCGCGATGATCATCGAGAGCTACGGCCGGCTGGCCAAGGAACTAGCCACGGCTCCCGAGGATTGGGCGGCACTCTCACACGCGCTGCGCGCCTGGGCGCTGCGCAGCCCCAACGAGTTCCAACTCATCTACGGCACACCGCTGCCCGGATACGTCGCACCCCCAGAGACGGTTCCAGCAGCCGCCGACGTCGCCCGCCACTTCCTGGCGGCGGGCGCCCGCGCTCGGGTCGCTGGCTTCGACGCTTCCGAACTCACCGCCCAAACCGCGACGCTCGTGGACCAGGGTTTTGCACACGACCCCTCCGGCGCTGCCGCCGTACTCGCCGAACTTGCCGCGCTCACCGGCCTGATCTCACTGGAGCTCGGGGGGCATCTCGTCGGCACCGCCGATCCCGCTGACGCGCTGTACGCCGCCCTGATCGCGCGGCAATGCGGCACCCTTGGTCTCACCTAA